In Flavobacterium sp. CS20, a single window of DNA contains:
- the queD gene encoding 6-carboxytetrahydropterin synthase QueD yields the protein MSKIRITKQFTFEMAHALHGYDGKCKNIHGHSYKLDVCVMGSPIEDNTNPKCGMVIDFGDLKHIVKSEIVDVLDHAIMLNINSPHQTLAQELESSGHKIVEVNYQPTSENMVADFANKIQAKLHKNLKLHSIKLRETETAFAEWFATDQQ from the coding sequence ATGAGTAAAATTAGAATCACAAAACAGTTTACCTTTGAAATGGCTCATGCCTTACACGGTTATGATGGCAAATGTAAAAATATACACGGTCATAGCTACAAACTTGACGTCTGTGTGATGGGTTCGCCAATTGAAGATAACACAAATCCAAAATGTGGAATGGTGATAGATTTTGGCGACTTAAAACATATTGTAAAATCTGAAATAGTTGATGTTTTAGACCACGCCATTATGCTTAATATTAACTCACCTCATCAAACTTTAGCTCAAGAATTAGAGTCTTCTGGACACAAAATTGTTGAAGTTAATTACCAACCAACAAGCGAAAATATGGTAGCTGATTTTGCAAATAAAATCCAAGCCAAATTGCATAAAAATCTCAAGCTTCATTCTATAAAATTAAGAGAAACTGAAACCGCTTTTGCTGAATGGTTTGCTACTGATCAACAATAG
- the fabD gene encoding ACP S-malonyltransferase, producing the protein MKAYVFPGQGAQFSGMGLDLYENSKIGKQLFEDANAILGFHITKTMFEGSAEDLKQTEITQPAIFLHSVILSQVIGDKFQPDMVAGHSLGEFSALVANGTLSFEDGLKLVHQRAIAMQKACEAQESTMAAVLGLADDVVENVCDSTEGIVVPANYNCPGQLVISGEVEAINAACKTLKEKGAKRALVLPVGGAFHSPLMAPAKEALATAIENTNFSKPQCPIYQNVNAKAVENPEDIKKNLVEQLTSAVRWTQIMQHMLNDGMTQYIEVGPGKVLQGLMKKIDRRFPTESASI; encoded by the coding sequence ATGAAAGCATACGTATTTCCAGGACAAGGTGCTCAATTTTCAGGTATGGGACTTGATCTTTATGAAAATTCAAAAATAGGCAAACAACTTTTTGAAGATGCCAATGCTATTTTAGGCTTTCATATCACAAAAACGATGTTTGAAGGCTCTGCAGAAGACCTCAAACAAACTGAAATCACACAACCTGCAATATTTTTACATTCCGTCATTTTAAGTCAAGTTATAGGCGATAAATTTCAACCTGATATGGTGGCTGGTCATTCACTGGGTGAGTTTTCAGCTTTGGTGGCTAATGGCACTTTAAGTTTTGAAGATGGCTTAAAACTGGTACATCAGCGTGCCATAGCTATGCAAAAAGCCTGCGAAGCTCAAGAATCTACTATGGCAGCGGTTCTCGGACTTGCAGATGATGTTGTGGAAAACGTTTGTGATAGCACCGAAGGCATTGTTGTTCCAGCAAATTATAACTGCCCTGGTCAATTGGTGATTTCTGGCGAAGTAGAAGCAATAAATGCAGCTTGCAAAACTTTAAAAGAAAAAGGAGCTAAACGAGCCTTAGTATTGCCTGTTGGTGGAGCATTTCATTCGCCTTTGATGGCTCCTGCCAAAGAAGCCTTGGCTACTGCTATTGAAAATACCAATTTTTCAAAACCACAGTGTCCAATCTATCAAAACGTCAATGCTAAAGCCGTTGAAAATCCTGAAGACATCAAAAAAAATCTGGTTGAACAACTTACATCTGCTGTAAGATGGACACAAATTATGCAACATATGCTCAACGACGGCATGACACAATACATCGAAGTTGGTCCTGGTAAAGTGCTTCAAGGTTTAATGAAAAAAATTGACCGTAGGTTTCCAACTGAAAGTGCAAGTATTTAA
- a CDS encoding HaeIII family restriction endonuclease, which yields MASQTVNGKAFEYALLTEFYERLKNITSVSITKNEPYITAKGFFESFKEQEQETFNITASASINFLIDIEPRLSNGINEDDILVLELVSDQAGQTGDVRDVLIIRSLQKWEIGISAKNNHRAVKHSRLSQKINFGKKWLGASCSQDYFEEIKPVFDMLTDLRDSDKSIKWSSIENMHEVVYIPILNAFKKELLRLDKENPNIVAENLVQYLIGNQDSYKVIKGNKKVEIQAYNLHGTLNLPFEKVKPKAKIPKLKLPSRLIDIVYQENSTTTLLVSLNEGWQISFRIHNASSRVEPSLKFDINLVSAPYTLFTNHIFVNG from the coding sequence ATGGCAAGTCAAACAGTAAACGGTAAGGCTTTTGAGTATGCCCTGCTTACTGAGTTTTATGAGCGTTTAAAAAACATAACAAGTGTATCAATCACAAAAAATGAACCTTATATAACTGCTAAAGGCTTCTTTGAAAGTTTTAAAGAGCAAGAGCAAGAAACTTTTAATATAACAGCAAGTGCTTCAATTAATTTTCTTATAGATATCGAACCTAGATTATCAAATGGAATTAATGAAGATGATATTTTAGTTTTAGAATTAGTCAGCGATCAAGCTGGACAAACTGGAGATGTTCGAGATGTTTTGATAATTCGCTCTTTACAAAAATGGGAGATTGGTATTTCTGCAAAAAATAATCATAGAGCTGTAAAACATTCAAGATTATCACAAAAGATAAATTTTGGTAAAAAATGGCTTGGTGCTTCTTGTTCGCAAGATTATTTTGAAGAAATAAAGCCAGTTTTCGATATGCTTACAGATTTAAGAGATAGTGACAAATCAATTAAATGGTCTTCAATTGAGAATATGCACGAAGTGGTTTACATTCCAATTTTAAATGCTTTCAAAAAAGAATTACTTCGTTTAGACAAAGAAAACCCAAATATAGTGGCAGAAAATTTGGTTCAATATTTAATTGGAAATCAGGATTCTTACAAAGTGATTAAAGGCAATAAAAAAGTTGAAATTCAAGCTTATAATTTGCACGGAACTTTAAATTTACCATTTGAAAAAGTAAAACCAAAAGCAAAAATTCCTAAATTGAAATTGCCGTCAAGGCTAATCGACATAGTTTATCAAGAAAACTCAACAACGACTTTGCTAGTTTCTCTAAATGAAGGTTGGCAAATATCTTTTAGAATTCATAATGCGAGTTCAAGAGTTGAACCATCTTTAAAATTTGATATAAATTTAGTGAGTGCACCATATACTTTATTTACAAATCATATATTTGTAAATGGCTAA
- a CDS encoding ATP-dependent helicase, with protein sequence MQAYLDELNDAQREPVLQKDGPMIVIAGAGSGKTRVLTYRIAHLMNQGVDPFNILALTFTNKATREMKNRIAKIVGSSEAKNLWMGTFHSVFARLLRFEADKLGFPSNFTIYDTQDSQRLVNSIIKEMNLDKDVYKYKQVYSRISSYKNSLITVKAYRQNPELQEADAMAKRPRLGDIYEEYVKRCFKAGAMDFDDLLLKTNELLTRFPDVLSKYQHRFQYILVDEYQDTNHSQYLIVKALSDRYQNICVVGDDAQSIYAFRGANINNILNFQRDYDEVKTYKLEQNYRSTKTLVQATNSVIEKNKKRLEKVVWTSNTQGDKIKVNRLLNDAEEGRYVASTIFELQMQNQLDYDQFAILYRTNAQSRAMEDALRKKDMPYRIFGGLSFYQRKEIKDTLAYLRLIVNPKDEESLKRVINYPARGIGQTTLDKLVLAANHYKRSIFEVIENIQKIDLPINKGIQTKLINFVNMIKSFQITAQKLNAFELTDLVIKKTGLLQEFKKDGTPEGITRVENLEELLNGVKDFVEGQNEVEDATGSISEFLEDVALATDFDNEKGDSNRVSLMTVHLAKGLEFPYVFIVGMEEDLFPSAMSMNTRSELEEERRLFYVALTRAEKQAYITYTLSRYRWGKLIDAEPSRFIDEIDDTALEYNISEDSYRYKPQIDADIFDEVDKSKLRQTKPKKGTPPPSHKPTENQLRKLRKVKPITSQTSVNEVVMSIKSGQIVKHGRFGKGKVIGVSGIGQDKKAEINFEEAGLKKLLLKFAKLEILK encoded by the coding sequence TTGCAAGCATATTTAGACGAATTGAATGACGCCCAACGCGAACCCGTATTGCAAAAAGATGGGCCAATGATAGTTATAGCTGGTGCAGGTTCGGGTAAAACCAGAGTGTTGACCTACCGCATCGCTCACTTGATGAATCAAGGTGTTGATCCTTTTAATATTTTAGCATTGACTTTTACCAACAAGGCGACTCGTGAGATGAAAAATCGTATTGCCAAAATTGTTGGTTCAAGTGAAGCAAAGAATTTGTGGATGGGAACGTTTCACTCTGTATTTGCAAGATTACTGAGATTTGAAGCTGATAAACTGGGTTTTCCATCCAATTTTACCATTTATGATACCCAAGATTCTCAGAGATTGGTCAATAGTATCATCAAAGAAATGAATTTAGACAAAGATGTTTATAAATATAAACAAGTCTATTCCAGAATTTCATCTTATAAAAATAGCTTAATCACCGTTAAAGCTTATCGGCAAAATCCCGAACTTCAAGAAGCTGATGCCATGGCAAAACGACCACGCTTGGGTGATATTTATGAAGAATACGTCAAACGTTGTTTTAAAGCTGGAGCAATGGATTTTGACGATTTATTGTTAAAAACCAATGAGTTATTAACGCGATTTCCTGATGTTTTATCTAAATATCAACACCGTTTTCAGTATATTTTGGTGGATGAGTATCAAGATACGAATCACTCTCAGTATTTAATTGTAAAAGCTTTAAGTGATAGATATCAAAACATTTGTGTGGTTGGTGATGACGCCCAAAGTATCTATGCGTTTAGAGGTGCCAACATCAATAATATTCTCAATTTTCAAAGAGATTATGATGAGGTAAAAACTTACAAACTTGAGCAAAATTACCGTTCGACTAAAACTTTGGTGCAAGCGACGAATTCGGTGATAGAAAAAAATAAAAAACGTCTGGAAAAAGTAGTTTGGACTTCAAATACACAAGGCGATAAGATAAAAGTTAATCGTTTACTCAATGATGCTGAAGAAGGGCGATATGTAGCTTCAACCATATTTGAATTGCAGATGCAAAATCAATTGGATTACGACCAGTTTGCCATTTTGTATCGCACCAATGCTCAAAGTCGAGCTATGGAAGACGCCTTGCGAAAAAAAGATATGCCATATCGCATTTTTGGTGGTTTGTCTTTTTATCAGCGTAAAGAAATAAAAGATACTTTGGCTTATTTACGACTAATAGTTAATCCCAAAGATGAAGAATCACTCAAGCGAGTAATCAATTATCCTGCTCGTGGCATTGGTCAAACCACTTTAGATAAATTGGTATTGGCGGCTAATCACTACAAGCGTTCTATTTTTGAAGTCATCGAAAATATTCAAAAAATTGACTTACCTATCAATAAAGGTATCCAAACCAAGCTGATTAATTTTGTGAATATGATTAAGAGTTTTCAGATTACGGCTCAAAAACTCAATGCTTTTGAGCTCACCGATTTGGTGATTAAAAAAACAGGTTTACTTCAAGAATTCAAAAAAGACGGCACGCCAGAAGGAATAACAAGAGTTGAAAATTTAGAAGAATTGCTCAATGGGGTTAAAGATTTTGTAGAAGGACAAAATGAAGTGGAAGACGCCACAGGTTCAATTAGTGAATTTTTAGAAGACGTTGCTCTGGCAACCGATTTTGATAATGAAAAAGGCGATAGCAATCGGGTATCATTAATGACGGTGCATTTAGCAAAAGGCTTAGAGTTTCCTTATGTCTTTATTGTAGGTATGGAAGAAGATTTGTTTCCTTCGGCTATGAGCATGAATACACGAAGTGAACTTGAAGAAGAACGCCGATTGTTTTATGTGGCTTTGACACGAGCCGAAAAACAAGCTTACATCACTTATACCTTATCCCGCTACCGTTGGGGAAAATTGATTGATGCAGAACCAAGTCGATTTATTGATGAAATTGATGATACAGCATTAGAATATAACATCTCAGAAGATTCTTATCGCTACAAACCCCAAATTGACGCTGATATTTTTGATGAAGTTGATAAATCTAAACTACGTCAAACCAAACCTAAAAAAGGGACACCACCACCAAGTCATAAACCCACTGAAAATCAATTAAGAAAATTGAGAAAAGTTAAACCGATCACATCTCAAACTTCTGTTAATGAAGTAGTTATGTCTATAAAGTCTGGGCAAATAGTTAAACACGGCAGGTTTGGTAAAGGAAAAGTTATAGGCGTTTCTGGCATTGGTCAAGACAAAAAGGCTGAGATAAATTTTGAAGAAGCTGGCTTAAAAAAATTGTTATTAAAATTCGCAAAATTAGAAATTTTAAAATAA
- a CDS encoding helix-turn-helix domain-containing protein gives METTFGEYIRLLRNENGLTLTQLALRLNLDSANLSKIENGKRDFDEKRLPKLAKIFKLNLNELRNEYVTDQIGKHIYETNCTKQLLQVAEQKAEYRRALNKSLQTQ, from the coding sequence ATGGAAACCACATTTGGAGAATACATCCGACTTTTAAGAAACGAAAACGGACTTACTTTAACTCAGCTTGCACTTAGACTGAATTTAGACTCTGCAAATTTGAGTAAAATTGAAAATGGAAAAAGAGATTTTGATGAAAAACGCTTGCCAAAACTTGCAAAAATCTTTAAATTAAATCTAAATGAATTGAGGAACGAATATGTAACCGACCAAATAGGAAAACATATTTACGAAACAAATTGCACAAAACAACTTTTACAAGTCGCTGAACAAAAAGCAGAATACAGAAGAGCGCTTAATAAATCACTTCAAACACAGTAA
- a CDS encoding OmpA family protein — MKNLILLLSVLLSTIAFSQEKNDSDKKSQFDDYNQWFIEFGVGGNKAGRTLTNISNPSLNIFETANTKTFSGLHADLAVRYMFNDKFGLRLKGGYNDISENEDESTFEFNSTYIQSSLEGVLNLGSVLDFQNWTQRFNLQIYGGFGVGVLTTDFSDGEDYTATAVIGFTPMYKISDKVSLKMDFMGLANATQQFNWDGFSHTTTGSVDGLMLNASIGLNINLGKSQKNIDWYHLEHSENAETQSLKEEINDLKDKLSDTDRDGVPDYLDNEPNTVNGVAVNTKGIAIDQNQNGVPDELEKELNKTYATKSDLNKSKTSGGSGTFKSLVEQGYVNVYFGFDKVYPEVASINDVNSVITFLKQNPNETIQLIGYTDSIGNKEYNKILSEKRSKYIKDILVSAGISESRIESIGSGVNPNIDSNTTYSRKLARKVMIKLKK, encoded by the coding sequence ATGAAAAACTTAATCTTATTATTATCTGTTCTCTTATCGACCATAGCTTTTTCTCAAGAAAAAAATGATAGCGATAAAAAATCTCAGTTCGATGATTACAATCAGTGGTTTATAGAATTTGGTGTAGGTGGAAATAAAGCAGGAAGAACTCTTACAAATATTTCAAACCCTTCACTTAATATCTTTGAAACTGCCAACACAAAAACCTTTTCAGGTTTGCACGCAGATCTAGCTGTTAGATATATGTTTAACGATAAATTTGGTTTAAGATTAAAAGGTGGATACAATGATATTTCAGAAAACGAAGATGAATCAACATTTGAATTTAATTCGACTTATATCCAATCAAGTTTAGAAGGAGTTTTAAACTTAGGGAGCGTATTAGACTTCCAAAATTGGACTCAAAGATTTAACTTGCAAATATATGGTGGTTTTGGCGTCGGTGTTTTAACCACTGACTTTTCAGATGGTGAGGACTACACAGCCACTGCTGTTATAGGTTTTACCCCAATGTATAAAATTAGCGATAAAGTCTCACTCAAGATGGATTTCATGGGGCTTGCTAATGCCACTCAACAATTTAATTGGGATGGATTTAGTCATACAACTACAGGTTCGGTTGATGGCTTAATGCTCAATGCGTCTATTGGTTTAAATATTAATTTGGGCAAAAGCCAAAAAAATATTGATTGGTATCATTTAGAACATAGTGAAAATGCAGAAACACAATCTTTAAAAGAAGAAATTAACGACTTAAAAGATAAGCTTTCAGACACTGATCGTGATGGTGTTCCTGATTACCTTGATAATGAACCTAACACTGTCAACGGTGTTGCTGTGAACACTAAAGGAATTGCTATAGATCAAAATCAAAATGGTGTTCCTGATGAGTTAGAAAAAGAACTCAATAAAACTTATGCTACAAAATCTGATTTGAATAAATCTAAAACATCAGGTGGTAGTGGTACATTTAAATCACTTGTTGAACAAGGTTATGTTAATGTTTATTTTGGATTTGACAAAGTCTATCCTGAAGTCGCTTCAATTAATGATGTTAATTCCGTTATTACTTTCTTAAAACAAAATCCTAACGAAACTATTCAGCTTATCGGATATACAGATAGCATAGGCAATAAAGAATACAATAAAATTTTATCTGAAAAAAGATCAAAATATATTAAAGACATTTTAGTCTCTGCTGGCATAAGTGAGTCTCGTATTGAATCCATTGGTTCAGGTGTTAACCCAAATATAGATTCAAACACAACTTACTCTAGAAAATTAGCTAGAAAAGTAATGATTAAACTTAAAAAGTAA
- a CDS encoding SLC13 family permease, with translation MGTIIGSAPNAIVVGALEGVGIRISFLEWMLFGIPIALILILVFWYALLKKNPIQTKTLQLENLFNTAEDAPPQKHAKLHKRLTLIILAGTLILWLTSGFTGIPVAVVSGIPIMALTMFSIIESDEVRALPWDTLMLVAGGLALGLAVQEQGLAQYFVSLIPTSDINIYILYIAFGLFTVAFSNIMSNTATATIFIPIAISLIMSIDVSNAITLPMIIGLSASCALLLPVSTPPNAIAFSTGMLKQSDFRFGGIFIGLLGPFVVIMWSMLMIGMFY, from the coding sequence ATGGGAACCATCATAGGTTCGGCACCAAATGCCATTGTTGTTGGAGCTTTAGAAGGTGTTGGTATCAGAATTTCTTTTTTAGAATGGATGTTGTTTGGTATTCCAATAGCCTTAATTTTAATCTTAGTGTTTTGGTATGCCTTACTGAAAAAAAACCCCATTCAAACGAAGACTCTCCAACTTGAGAATTTATTTAATACTGCAGAAGACGCACCTCCTCAAAAACACGCCAAGCTACACAAACGATTAACTTTAATAATTTTAGCAGGAACACTAATATTATGGTTAACTTCAGGTTTTACAGGTATTCCTGTGGCAGTTGTTTCTGGTATTCCTATTATGGCTTTAACGATGTTTTCAATCATTGAGTCAGACGAAGTCAGGGCTTTACCTTGGGATACTTTGATGTTAGTTGCTGGCGGTTTAGCACTTGGTTTAGCTGTTCAAGAACAAGGTTTGGCACAGTATTTTGTGAGTTTAATTCCAACTTCAGATATTAACATTTATATTCTATATATAGCATTTGGATTATTTACAGTTGCATTTTCAAATATTATGAGTAACACAGCCACAGCAACCATATTTATACCTATTGCTATTTCTTTAATTATGAGCATTGATGTATCAAATGCTATAACTTTACCCATGATTATTGGGCTCTCTGCATCTTGTGCTTTGTTGCTTCCAGTGTCAACACCGCCAAACGCTATTGCCTTTAGCACAGGAATGCTCAAACAATCAGATTTTAGATTTGGTGGGATTTTTATTGGTTTGCTTGGACCATTTGTGGTAATTATGTGGTCAATGTTGATGATAGGGATGTTTTATTAG
- a CDS encoding peptide chain release factor 3 — protein MKFKDEINRRRTFGIVSHPDAGKTTLTEKLLLFGGAINEAGAVKSNKIKKGATSDFMEIERQRGISVATSVLGFEYKNNKINILDTPGHKDFAEDTFRTLTAVDSVIVVIDVAKGVEEQTEKLVKVCRMRNIPMIVFINKLDREGKDAFELLDEIEQKLDLKVTPLSFPIGMGYDFKGIYNIWESNINLFTGDPRKDIEDTIEINDLSKPDLDELLGETAAKNLRDEVELATGVYPDFDIDAYKKGNLQPVFFGSALNNFGVRELLDCFITIAPSPRSKMSDIREVKPDEDQFTGFVFKIHANMDPRHRDRLAFVKVVSGKFERNKPYLHVRQGKNLKFSSPNAFFAEKKQVVNEMYPGDIVGLHDTGNFKIGDTLTEGEKLMYKGIPNFSPEHFRYINNADPMKSKQLNKGINQLMDEGVAQLFTLEMNNRKIIGTVGALQYEVIQYRLEHEYGAKCSYENINVHKACWIEVEDENSEEFKEFTRIKSKYLARDKRNQLVFLADSAFSLQMTQDKYKSLKFHFTSEF, from the coding sequence ATGAAATTTAAAGACGAAATCAACAGGCGACGTACCTTTGGTATTGTGTCGCACCCAGATGCAGGAAAAACAACATTAACTGAAAAATTATTGTTATTTGGCGGTGCTATAAACGAAGCTGGCGCTGTAAAATCAAATAAAATCAAAAAAGGTGCGACGAGTGACTTTATGGAGATTGAACGCCAACGTGGTATTTCTGTTGCCACATCTGTCTTAGGATTTGAATATAAAAACAATAAAATCAACATCTTAGATACGCCAGGTCACAAAGATTTTGCAGAAGATACCTTTAGAACTTTAACGGCTGTAGATAGCGTTATAGTGGTGATAGATGTGGCAAAAGGCGTTGAAGAACAAACCGAAAAGTTGGTGAAAGTTTGTCGTATGCGCAACATCCCGATGATTGTGTTTATCAATAAACTCGACCGTGAAGGTAAAGATGCTTTTGAACTACTCGATGAAATAGAGCAAAAATTAGATTTGAAGGTGACGCCTTTGAGTTTCCCAATTGGAATGGGATATGATTTTAAAGGGATTTATAATATTTGGGAAAGCAATATCAATTTATTTACTGGCGACCCACGAAAAGATATTGAAGACACCATAGAAATCAATGATCTATCCAAACCAGATTTAGATGAATTGTTAGGCGAAACCGCCGCTAAGAATTTAAGAGATGAAGTGGAATTAGCTACAGGTGTTTACCCAGATTTTGATATTGATGCTTATAAAAAAGGAAACTTACAACCTGTATTTTTTGGGTCTGCTTTGAACAATTTTGGCGTGAGAGAGTTATTGGATTGTTTTATCACAATTGCACCATCACCACGCTCAAAAATGAGTGATATACGAGAAGTGAAACCTGATGAAGATCAATTCACAGGATTTGTGTTTAAAATCCACGCCAATATGGATCCGAGACACCGAGACAGATTAGCGTTCGTAAAAGTCGTGTCTGGAAAATTTGAACGTAACAAACCTTACCTACACGTGAGACAAGGCAAAAATTTAAAATTTTCTAGTCCTAATGCTTTTTTTGCTGAGAAAAAACAAGTAGTAAATGAGATGTATCCTGGCGATATTGTCGGTCTTCACGACACGGGAAATTTTAAAATTGGTGATACACTAACAGAAGGTGAAAAATTGATGTATAAAGGGATACCAAACTTTTCGCCAGAGCATTTCAGATATATCAACAATGCTGACCCGATGAAATCAAAACAACTCAACAAAGGCATCAATCAATTGATGGATGAAGGAGTGGCTCAACTTTTTACTTTAGAAATGAACAACAGAAAAATAATAGGAACGGTTGGAGCTTTACAATACGAAGTGATTCAATATAGACTTGAACACGAATACGGTGCTAAATGTTCTTATGAAAATATCAACGTGCATAAAGCCTGTTGGATAGAGGTTGAGGATGAAAACAGCGAAGAGTTTAAAGAATTTACCCGAATAAAATCTAAATACCTCGCTAGAGACAAACGCAATCAGTTGGTGTTTTTAGCAGATTCTGCTTTTTCGTTACAAATGACGCAAGATAAATACAAGAGTTTAAAGTTTCATTTTACGAGTGAGTTCTAA
- a CDS encoding DNA cytosine methyltransferase — MNLVSFFAGAGGLDLGFQKAGFNVVWANEYDRNIWETYEKNHKNTILDRRSIVEIKSDEVPECDGIIGGPPCQSWSEAGSKRGINDKRGQLFFDFIRILEAKQPKFFLAENVSGMLLNRHSEALKTIKQLFENAGYNLSFKLLNASDFDVPQDRKRVFFIGIRKDLNFNFEFPKPLKEKVTLQQKIADLQNSAVPAKDGNKTNKENCKVPNHEYMIGGFSSMFMSRNRVRSWNEQSYTIQAGGRHAPIHPQAPKMKFIEQNKRIFVPGKEYLYRRLSVRECARIQTFPDDFIFYYNHIATGYKMIGNAVPVNLANHIAISIKSQIENTEKKQKTVSKRNMKLENILS, encoded by the coding sequence ATGAATTTAGTATCATTTTTTGCGGGAGCTGGCGGACTCGATTTAGGATTTCAAAAAGCAGGTTTTAATGTTGTTTGGGCGAACGAATATGATAGAAACATTTGGGAAACCTACGAAAAAAATCATAAGAATACTATTCTTGATAGACGTAGTATTGTAGAAATAAAGTCTGACGAAGTTCCTGAATGTGATGGAATTATTGGTGGTCCACCTTGCCAAAGTTGGAGTGAAGCTGGGTCAAAACGTGGGATAAATGACAAACGAGGACAATTATTTTTTGATTTTATCAGAATATTAGAAGCAAAACAGCCTAAATTTTTTCTTGCGGAAAATGTTAGTGGAATGCTGTTAAACAGACATAGTGAAGCTCTAAAAACGATAAAACAACTTTTTGAAAATGCTGGTTATAATTTATCTTTCAAACTGTTAAACGCATCAGATTTTGACGTTCCTCAAGACCGTAAACGAGTCTTTTTTATTGGTATTCGGAAAGATCTTAATTTCAATTTTGAATTTCCAAAACCATTAAAAGAAAAAGTAACGCTTCAACAAAAAATTGCTGATTTACAAAATTCAGCTGTTCCTGCAAAGGACGGTAATAAAACCAATAAAGAAAATTGTAAAGTCCCAAATCACGAATATATGATTGGTGGTTTTTCATCTATGTTTATGTCTAGAAATAGAGTGAGAAGTTGGAATGAACAATCTTACACAATTCAAGCAGGAGGGCGACACGCCCCTATTCATCCACAAGCACCAAAAATGAAATTCATAGAACAAAACAAACGTATTTTTGTGCCTGGGAAAGAGTATTTATATCGTAGATTAAGCGTCAGGGAATGTGCAAGAATCCAGACTTTTCCTGATGATTTTATTTTTTATTACAATCATATTGCAACTGGATATAAAATGATTGGCAATGCTGTTCCTGTTAATCTCGCAAATCATATTGCAATTAGTATAAAATCACAAATTGAAAATACAGAAAAGAAACAAAAAACAGTTTCTAAAAGAAATATGAAGCTAGAAAATATTTTATCTTAA